In the Parus major isolate Abel chromosome 7, Parus_major1.1, whole genome shotgun sequence genome, aaaaacccttgtgGCTGTGAGCgtaggaggaggaggagggagagatcAGGGTCGGGcttgctccagctgctggtgctgacTCCTGATCGCGAACCTGCTGACGTGCACCGGGATGGGCACCACGATCTTGGGGTTTCGGGAAGGTTCCCCTGTCTTGGAGTTGGCGTTGCCCGCCTTGACCCGTTTCCATTTTGCCCGCCTGTTCTGGAACCAGATTTTCACCTGCACCTCGCTGAGTTTGAGGGCGTGAGCGATCTGGGACCTCTCTGTCAGGGACAGGTACTTTTTGCAGTGAaactccttctccagctccagcagctgctcgCTGGTGAAGGCTGTTCGCCTCCGCCGGTTTTTGCCCGTGGACGTGGTGTTGGCGGAATTGGGGGGGTTCTGGGGGTTTTCCTCCAGCGCGTTGCCAGAGTCCTCTTCCTTGTGAGCCGCCTGGCCGGGGATGTTGTCGTCCGAGCTATAATCGAGATCGCTGTCCATGGAGAAACTTTCCTCCTTGCCTTTCGCGTCCTCCTCCGCTTTGGGATCCTCCTTGCCCTGTCCCCGGAGAGCTCCGGCTGGGAAGGAAGCAGAGGCCTCTCGTTAGCATCCCGCACCCTCCGAGCCGCGGCGCCCCCGGCCCTGCGGCTCCAGCACCCCAAAATTAATGGCtagggggattttttttaattttttttttttttttccggaGCATCTTTGGGTCGCGTTGATTTTGTCGACAGCTTCCCaagcggcggcggcgggagctcaacccttcccttcccctcgGAGCCCCCCGGGGCCAGCCCCATCTCCTCCCGGGGCTTTCCCCCGCATCTCCCGACCCCCCCATCCCGGGCAGCGGCGCTCACTCACCGAGGGAAGCCTGGACGGCGTCGGCGGCGGGGAAGGGCAGGAGCGCCCCGTCCTTGCCCAGGAAGCCTTTCCCATCCTCGCCGCCGCCGTCCGGGGGTATCCCCTCGGCTTTCTCGAAGTTCCCGGGGGGCGCGAACTTCCTGGCGGCCTCCTGGTGCTGCGGGGAGGCGGGGAAGGTGCCGGGCAGCGTGGCCATGAGCGTGGAGGTGAGCGCCATGccctgggccaggctggagcagaagcCGGAGGGCAGGCTGGGCAGCTGGTGGTGGTGCGGGTGCGCGGGGGGCAGCGCGGGGGGCAGCGCTCCCTGCGGCagcgcgggcggcggcggcggcggcggcggcagcaccACGGGCCGGTAGGGCATGAACATGGGGTAGCCGGTGTACACGAAGTGCCCGGGGGCGGGCGGAGGGGGGCTGCCGATCAGCGAGTCGATGCTGAAGGCCGTGCTGCTTCCCAGCGGGCGCTGCATCATCATCAGCGAGGGCTGGAAAGCCGCGCTCATGccggagcggcggcgggagcgggcgAGCGAGCGagcaccttcctcctcctcctcttcctcctcctcctgctgctgctgctgctgctgctcggcggcggcggcggcggcgtcCTCGCTGNNNNNNNNNNNNNNNNNNNNNNNNNNNNNNNNNNNNNNNNNNNNNNNNNNNNNNNNNNNNNNNNNNNNNNNNNNNNNNNNNNNNNNNNNNNNNNNNNNNNNNNNNNNNNNNNNNNNNNNNNNNNNNNNNNNNNNNNNNNNNNNNNNNNNNNNNNNNNNNNNNNNNNNNNNNNNNNNNNNNNNNNNNNNNNNNNNNNNNNNNNNNNNNNNNNNNNNNNNNNNNNNNNNNNNNNNNNNNNNNNNNNNNNNNNNNNNNNNNNNNNNNNNNNNNNNNNNNNNNNNNNNNNNNNNNNNNNNNNNNNNNNNNNNNNNNNNNNNNNNNNNNNNNNNNNNNNNNNNNNNNNNNNNNNNNNNNNNNNNNNNNNNNNNNNNNNNNNNNNNNNNNNNNNNNNNNNNNNNNNNNNNNNNNNNNNNNNNNNNNNNNNNNNNNNNNNNNNNNNNNNNNNNNNNNNNNNNNNNNNNNNNNNNNNNNNNNNNNNNNNNNNNNNNNNNNNNNNNNNNNNNNNNNNNNNNNNNNNNNNNNNNNNNNNNNNNNNNNNNNNNNNNNNNNNNNNNNNNNNNNNNNNNNNNNNNNNNNNNNNNNNNNNNNNNNNNNNNNNNNNNNNNNNNNNNNNNNNNNNNNNNNNNNNNNNNNNNNNNNNNNNNNNNNNNNNNNNNNNNNNNNNNNNNNNNNNNNNNNNNNNNNNNNNNNNNNNNNNNNNNNNNNNNNNNNNNNNNNNNNNNNNNNNNNNNNNNNNNNNNNNNNNNNNNNNNNNNNNNNNNNNNNNNNNNNNNNNNNNNNNNNNNNNNNNNNNNNNNNNNNNNNNNNNNNNNNNNNNNNNNNNNNNNNNNNNNNNNNNNNNNNNNNNNNNNNNNNNNNNNNNNNNNNNNNNNNNNNNNNNNNNNNNNNNNNNNNNNNNNNNNNNNNNNNNNNNNNNNNNNNNNNNNNNNNNNNNNNNNNNNNNNNNNNNNNNNNNNNNNNNNNNNNNNNNNNNNNNNNNNNNNNNNNNNNNNNNNNNNNNNNNNNNNNNNNNNNAAAgatcaagtgaaaaaaaaaaaaaaaaaaaaggcaaaaaaataaaggagaggggaaaaaaaaaaaggaaaggaggggaaCTGACTGGGGGTGAGATCCCTCCTGCCTTTGGGAAGTTGAAGTCTTCCCGGGACAAtggtgctggctgtgcccctgGGCTTGGCTTTGGGGGGGTTCTGCAGACAAACCCTGCCTCAAAGCGGCTTTTGGCCGGGGGGAGGGTCCCCCAAAACCCAAGGATCAGCAGGAGATCCCGCTCCTGCCTGGCCTGAAGCTCTTAATGAGCCTCCGCTCGTTGCCAGCTAATTGATGCCCGTGTTTTCCAGGGGAGGATGGCACATGTGGGCCCGTGCTGGGTGCCAGGACCGTGCTCTGTCCCCCAAATCCGACCCCTCTTGGCCGCACAACCTGCAGACCCCCAAAACTCTGCTCATTCCCCAGGACCTCCCTCTCCACAAGCTTTTACCTCCCCAAAAAGGAGCCCTGTGGGATTGGGGTCCCAACCTCCCCCCCAGCCCTCGGCGAGCGGCATTTTCAGcgccccccctccccaaaatacCCTTTCCCTGCTAATTCCCACTCCCAAAGCTCGTTGTGTTCCCGAGCggggggctgggagctgcccccCGCCCGTGCCCGGATATCTGGGTCAGTTTATCCCCCAGCCACCATCTGAAAACGTTCTTTTCTCGCCAGAAACAATTACAGGGGAGGGGGGCAGCTTATTACTTTTGGGTCTCGGCGCACTTTTCGCTGCCCGTCATCCCCGGCTGGATGCAGTTTTTGGGGTGCTGAGCCCCGTTGGTCCCCCGCAGCAGGGATTTTGGGCTTTCCCCGGCTGGAGGAAGGATTTTTCCCGGAGGTGCTGCCCGGGGGGGTGGATGGCTCTGGAAGCAGCTGCcgctggggatggggagggggggtTGTGTGATGTGTGTGCACAAACACTTTTGGGGCCCATCTCCGACTTCAAGGGACTGGGAAAAGTTTACTTATCCAGCTCATTTCCATATGTCCTGGCTCCGTCTTGCGGAGGCCACCATATGTGCAGCAGCGCGGCGCTCGGGATTTTTCCCAGCCCCGGAGAGGGTGGGATTTTCCCCGTGGATTCTTCGTGGCCGCTGTTCCTCTCCCgtatttctccctttcccccttttcccgTGCTCCAGCAAGCGATCTCAgccttctcctgcctccctcccctccttgtGCAGCACGGACGGAACCGAGCTAAACCCAAAATCCCTCCAGCATCATTCCCAAAGCGAGCGGACGGGGAACAAAGTGAGcgaaaagggggaaaaaaaattaaaaatccctctttttttgttgtttttttcaggaaaacccTTCTGGATTGCGGGAAAGGCAGAGATAATTAGGCACGGTAATCCGGCGGGGCATGGAAATGTGTACCAACACCCCGCTCCTGCAGCTGTTTTTATTGTCAGCCCCCTTCAAAATTTGCCCACAAACAAGTGCCTTTGCAGGACGGGAGTATTATTTCGGGCAAGAATGGGCTTTTTGTTCGGCACATAATTAGCTGATTTTTCTCCcggaggggaaaaagaaaaaaacccaaccccaaaaaaaccacaaccctGTGCGATCCCTGATTGTGGCAGGAGCAAGCGGAGCGTGATCGCGCCTGGGAAGTGGAACAGGAACGAGGGGAGCCCCACGGAGGGACCCCCACACCTCAAAAGCCGTTCCCAGGGGGGCTAAACCTGGAGATCTCGTGGAAAACAAAGCTCCAGAGGGTCAGGATTGGTGAGGGGAGCAGCTTTCCCCCCTCGGCTGGAGCCGGTTTGAGATGTGGCACCGAAACGCCGCTCCAGAGTCACCCGGAGCGGGGAGTGCTGAGGAGCAGGTGGCTCCTGGCAGCTTCTGTCCCCAAAAAACCtcagcaggggaggaggagcagggatgctggggCAGGTTTTGTAGGGTGGGTGTGACTCTGGGTTAAAGAACTCCCCAATTCAAGGCAGGGAGGGGACGCATCTTTCCGGAGCGAGGAACAGAAAGGAGCAGTGAAGGAAGGCTGGGATGcgctccagcccttccaggtGGGAATTCACAGGGCACAGCATCCCTCCAGCTGGGCCTGGGACCTGCTTCGGGCACCTCCAGGCTGGATTCCCTCGGGATCCATCCTCCCAGAGGGGACAGCTCTGATTTCCAGCAGCCCATAAAACCCACTGActttctccaaagaaaaaacTCAGCCTTCCCCAGGCTCTCTCGAGCTGATTCTTGCATTTACCGGAGAAATTTTAATTACGTGGGAAACGTCACGGAAATCGCCTCATCCTGCAGTgcttttaaagtcttttttattttctttttaggaaaGGGTGGTAAGACCCTGAGCAGAGTtaccccccccccccaaaataAATCAGTGAGTTCTTAATGATGCAGGCATCAGGTGCGAGCCAAAAGCAGGGATGCAGCCGGGGGGAAGGGGGAGACAGTTCCGTGCATGGCTCCAGGATTTTGGGAGGTGTGGGAAGGCAGGGTTTGCCCCCTGGCTGTGCACCGAGGGATGCACCCCCCGCCCCACGCGTGCCCGAGGGGAagctcctccctcctcccccccttcccttcacaggggggggggggaaaacagcataaaaaaagcaaataaaaaacaatccCCAAACCTCTCATTCGCCGCTTAATCCCATTAACTCCTTCGCGTGTTCCCGTTTGAACTCCTTCCAGCCCTCCCCGGAGGATCCCCCCACTTCCACTCCAcgcttcttatttttttttctgtgctttttaatttttttttcccctttcatccTCCCTTATTccccctttttcctcccttttctcctccctccgCCACCGCCCTTTTAACAAACTTGAAGGTGCTCGGGATTTTCGggtaagggaaagaaaaaaaaaaaaaagaagctaaaagggtaaaaaaataaCACGGTgcagagtaaaaaaataaaaaaaatttaaaattgacTTCCATAATCCCAGCTCTTATCTCGAAATTCGTTCGGATAATGGGAAATTGGctatttcaaaaattattttaaatggagaCATATTTAAACAACCGGAGTCCGAGTATTTTAAGAGCCTTATAGGAGACCTTAATCAAACACATCGCCACGGAGAGTTTAGTAGTGACAGACCCTCTCTCATTCCCGGCTTTTTCTGGAATCGAGTTGAGACATGCACcggtttaaaaaaaataaaataataaaaaaaaatttaaaaaatcccgAATAAAAGTCTAAAATATTCCCAGGTCAGAGGGGCACCGTCTCATTAAAACCAGCGCGGTCCTGAAACTGCACTGCAGACATTAAAGTGCAGTATTTTTCAATTAGAGCTGACGAATTCAATCAAAATTCCATAGATTAGGATGAAATGAGGCATGGGTCATTTACAGGGGAATTTAATTGCAGAGCCATTAGACAAATAGTATATTTGCCATTCTCACATTATCCATCATTTTAGACATCAATAGAAGGAGCAGCATCTTTACTAATACAGCAGCACTTCCCAATCTCTGCCTGTAAACACTCCctttccccacagctcctgatTATATCTGATTTCATTTAAAGCCATGGGGGATTATAAATGTTCCTGCAATCAGGTTCATTAGGACttcaaaaatctcatttctgatTCGTATCGCTTTGCGGATCGCCCAGcgctttaaaaaaaaaaaaaaatatatatatatatatatataaattaaataaataaatagattaaaaactaaaaaaaataaaaataaaaatatttcaaacgCTGTTTCATTACCGGGGCCACTTCGGGTTTGATTATCACCCTGAGGAGCTCCTGCTCAGATGGTGAGAGGCAAGCTCGGCTTCCCACTGGGATCATCACCCCCCTGCATCCCGGGAGGGCTCGA is a window encoding:
- the GBX2 gene encoding homeobox protein GBX-2; translation: MSAAFQPSLMMMQRPLGSSTAFSIDSLIGSPPPPAPGHFVYTGYPMFMPYRPVVLPPPPPPPPALPQGALPPALPPAHPHHHQLPSLPSGFCSSLAQGMALTSTLMATLPGTFPASPQHQEAARKFAPPGNFEKAEGIPPDGGGEDGKGFLGKDGALLPFPAADAVQASLAGALRGQGKEDPKAEEDAKGKEESFSMDSDLDYSSDDNIPGQAAHKEEDSGNALEENPQNPPNSANTTSTGKNRRRRTAFTSEQLLELEKEFHCKKYLSLTERSQIAHALKLSEVQVKIWFQNRRAKWKRVKAGNANSKTGEPSRNPKIVVPIPVHVSRFAIRSQHQQLEQARP